CAGGAGGAAAGAAAGGGGCTTCGAGGGTTTTCGCCGACGAAGTCCCGGAAAACGGAGAAACCGGCAATCTTCTGTCGGTTCAATCGGGACTCCGGGCACTTGCGGGAAACGGGGAACTCCTTAGGATGGCAGTGAAATATCTGTCGGCGTTTATCGCATACGAACTATTGCTTTTATGTAGAAAGAAGGCGTGTTCGTGTCCAGGGATCTCAGCTCTGTCCGATTGGCTCGTCTTCACGAACTGATGCGGCTCTTCCACGAGACCCCCCGCCCCTCCCGGAGGCATCTCCTCCAGCGGCTCGGATACCAGTGCGACCGGACCCTGGAACGGGATCTGAAGCTCCTTCGGGAGGAGTTCGACGCGCAGATCGAGTACGACCCTCGCTACCGCACCTACTCCATGAAGGGGCGAGGGCGTTTTCTGCTCCGTGCGGAGCTGAACGATCGGGAGGTCACCCTGCTGGCGGCGGGGTTGGGCATGGCCGCCCACTTCCTGCCCCACCTGGCCCGGGACGGGGAGGTCCTCTGGAACAAGCTCAAGGGCCTGCTGCCGGAGAATCTGGCGGCCCAGGGGGAGCGGCTCGGCCGCTGCGCCGTGGTGGCCCAGCCCGTTTCGGCCCTGGACCCGGGGGTCTTCGAGGCCCTCCTGGGGGCCATCGCCAACCGCCAGAGGGTGCGGTTCCGGTACCGCTCCCCCTACGGGGACAAGGCCTTCCGGGAACAGCACGCGGATCCCTGGGGGGTGTTCTTCCGGGCCCATGCCTGGTACCTCTGGGGGCGCACGGTGGCCCACGGAAACGAGAGCACCTGGCGGGTGGGGCGCATCCGCTCCCTGGTCCCCCTGGGGGGGGAGGACTACGTCCCTCCTCTCGGCGACGAGTGCCTCGCCTCCCTGGCGGCCTCGGCCTGGTATGCAGCACCGGGGGAGGGACGCCATCCCGTCTCGGTGCGCATCCGCCCCCCCCTGGCCTCGGTGGTGTCGGAGACCCGGTGGCATCCCTCCCAGGTTCTGGTGCAGCAGGACGACGGGGCGGTGGTGCTGGCTGCCCGGGTCCCGGATCTGGACGAGGTGGCCCGGTGGGTCCTGGCCAGCGCCCCCTGCGCGGAGGTGCTGGAGCCCTCCGCTCTGGCGGACCGGGTCCGGGAGCTGGCCCTGGAGGTGGCGGGGATTCCGGAGCCCGCGCCCTGACGTTTCCCTTTGCCCTTCCATGATAAGGTCCACCGCACACGCCCCCGGCTCGGGTTCTCCCGGCCCGGGGGCGTGTGCGTCTTCCCGTCGAGGGAAGGGGTTTGCGGCCCGGGGGCACAGGCGAGGAGAATGGGGAAGGGAAACCTTGCCGGTCCCCTTCGGAAAGCGACGTGTTCGGGAAAGGAAGGAGGAGGGGCGGTGGAGAAGGGGAACGGGCCCTTCGTGGGCTTGCGGGTGGGGGCTCCCTCCTGTGTCCGCCCCGTGGGGACCCTGGAGAACGCGGTCCTCTTGGCGAGGCAGGTGCAGGACGTGGAGCTGGTGTTCTGGGATTG
The sequence above is drawn from the Aminomonas paucivorans DSM 12260 genome and encodes:
- a CDS encoding helix-turn-helix transcriptional regulator, with protein sequence MARLHELMRLFHETPRPSRRHLLQRLGYQCDRTLERDLKLLREEFDAQIEYDPRYRTYSMKGRGRFLLRAELNDREVTLLAAGLGMAAHFLPHLARDGEVLWNKLKGLLPENLAAQGERLGRCAVVAQPVSALDPGVFEALLGAIANRQRVRFRYRSPYGDKAFREQHADPWGVFFRAHAWYLWGRTVAHGNESTWRVGRIRSLVPLGGEDYVPPLGDECLASLAASAWYAAPGEGRHPVSVRIRPPLASVVSETRWHPSQVLVQQDDGAVVLAARVPDLDEVARWVLASAPCAEVLEPSALADRVRELALEVAGIPEPAP